TCTGCTAGTCTTTTGATTATTATTTCATCTATCTTTGTTAAAAGAAAGAATATTTATACTCAATGAAAATCAAAGAGCAAACTAGGAAGCTAGCCGCAGGCTGTACTTGAGTACGGCAAGGTGAAGCTGACGTGGTTTGAATTTGATTTTCGAAGAGTATTATTATGAATTTGGATCATCGAGACTACGGCCATGTAACCCTTTTTCACGTTGGACTTGACGTAGTTTCTCTGGTGTCACATCGTTGCCTTCTTCGTCCACAATTTTGATCCCTTCGATGTGGTGACGAACAGTGCGACGGTACCCTTCGATGTACTCCTCACGTAGTTTGGCTTGTTCAACTTTTTCTTCTGGTGTCAAGCCTTCTGTTTTTTTCTTTTTGGCAAGCTCGTTAATACGATCAATTTTTTTAGGATCCATGTTTCTCTCCTTTGTGATAAGATAAAGTCCGTTTATCAAATTTTATTTAGTGTTAATTTGGTTAAAACGAGCAAGCTTAGCTGCTTTTTGAGTTAAATGAGACAAGATTGCCAAACGATTTTGACGGACAGCCTGATCTTCGGCCATAACCATAGTATTTTCAAAGAAAGAATCAATAACTGGGCTAAGAGCAAAAAGTTGTTTCAATTGCTGACTGGCAGTACCTGATAAAACGAGTGATTCTACTGCTTCTGCCAATGCTTTCTCTTCTTCATTCTCAAAGAGAGCTGAATCAACTGTAGCAACTCCTTCTGCCTTCTCAGCCAAGTTAAAGGCACGAGAAAGTGATTCGACAGATGGTTTAAAGTCTTCTTCCTTGCTTGCTTCTACGAGAGCACTTGCTGCTTCCAACATATCCGCCACAACAAAGTTCGATCCTGCAAGAATGGCTTCCTTGATATCTTTTGGAGTAGAGCCCATGATCTTATCAACACGAGCCTTGATAAAGTCCATAACCTCTGCCTTATTTTCATAAGTCAAGCTGTCAAATGTTAATGCATAAAGGCTATCAATCAGCTCATCCATAGCAATGCGCCAACCAAAAGCATCCAAGATACGAACCACACCTTGGGTCGCACGACGAAGGGCATAAGGGTCATTAGAACCTGATGGAATCAAACCTACTGAGAAGAAACTCAAAATCGTATCCAATTTGTCTGCAATGGCTAGAATGGCTCCAACCTTGCTCTCTGGAAGTTCTCCTTCGGCTGATGTAGGCATGTAGTGTTCACGAATAGCAGCTGCAACTGCTGGAGTTTCACCAGAAAGAAGGGCATATTTCTCACCCATAATACCTTGGAGCTCGTCAAATTCGCCAACCATACCTGTCAACAAGTCAAACTTGTAAATGGCTGCTGCACGAGCAAGGTCAACTGTTTCATCCACTGACAAACCAGCTTTTTCTGCCAAAAGTACAGCGATTTGACCCGTACGAATCATGTGTTCACGAAGGGAACCAATTTTCTCATGGAAGGTTACATTGTTTAATTTTTCAACAAGGTCTGAAATAACCAATTTTTGGTCTTCACGCCAGAAGAATTCTCCGTCTTCCAAACGAGCTACCAAGACTTTTTCATTTCCTTTGATGACATTTTCCAAATGCTCTGCGTTTCCGTTACGGACAGAAATGAAGTTTGGCAAGAGGTTGCCATCTTGATCACGAACAACAAAGTAACGTTGGTGTCCCTTCATCGAAGTCACCAAAACTTCTTCTGGAACTTCAAGGTATTTGGCATCAAAACTTCCCATAAAGGCAGTTGGGTATTCAACCAAGTTCAAGACTTCATTAAGCAAATCAGCATCAATTTCGATGCGTACACCATGTTTCGCCTCAATTTCCTTGATTTGGTCAACAATCATTTGCTCACGTTCACGTGGATCTGCAATTACATACTGTGCACGAAGGTCTTCTTCATAGCTCAATGCTGACTGAATCTCAGTTTCTTGTCCCAAGAAACGATGACCACGGCTCACACGACCTCCCTTGATATCAAGGAAATCCAAGTCAAACTCTTCTTCATCTAAAAGAACAGTTAAAGTGTGAACAGGACGAATGTATTCAAAGCTATTTCCAGCCCAGTGCATGCTGACAGGGAAAGTCAATGACTTCAAAACATCGACAACACCAGGAACAATAGCTTCAACTGCTTGACCAACTTCTTCCTTAGTGACATAGACATATTCTTCACCCTTGATTTCACGGAATTCAATATCTTCAACCGTCAAACCTTTTCCACGGACAAATCCTTGAGCTGCTTTGGTGAAGTTTCCATCACTATCCAAGGCAATTTTCTTTGCTGGACCCTTGAAATCTTCTGTCAAATCAGATTGCTTGTCTGCAAGACCAGTCACACGAACAGCCAAACGACGTGGTGTTGAGAAGGTTTGAATGGCTTCAAAAGACAGGCGGTTTTCCTTGAGGAAGGCTGCCATTTTTTCGCCTAGTTGTTTTTCACTTGGTGTGACAACATAGGCTGGTAATTCTTCAAGACCGAGTTCTACTAATAAGTTTTTTGTCATGTTTTTTCTCCGAAAAGTATCTTTTTATTTTCCAGTTTGCCTTATGTGATTGGCACGCAAGCAACCAACTTCATTGTTTCATTGCTAAAATTGGAGCCAAAAGTCTCCAATTTTGCCTAGTATCCTTAGCTTCACTAAGGATACCTTCATCACTGCGGCACCTGGTTCAGGGCTCACACTGTTCGCCCATTTTCGTAATTTGTCACTCTCTTTATTCTGCGTCTTCTGCTAAGAGTTTAGCTCGTGTTGCTTCATCCAAAAGTGGGTAGCCTAGGCGTTTGCGCTCTGCCACAAAGGTTTTGGCTACAACACGGGCTAGGTTACGAATACGAGCGATATAGCCTGCGCGCTCTGTTACAGATACGGCACCACGCGCATCAAGAAGGTTAAAGGTATGTGAACATTTGAGAACATAGTCATAGGCAGGGTGCACCAATCCTTCTTCCAAGGCGCGTCCAGCTTCTTTTTCAAACTTATCAAAGTTTTCAAGCAACATTTCTTGATCCGAAATTTCAAATGAATATTTTGAGTGTTCGTACTCAGGCTGGATGAAGATTTCTCCGTATTTTACACCATCAGCCCATTCGATATCATAGACAGAATCCACTTCTTGAATATAAGAAGCCAAGCGTTCCAAACCATAAGTAACTTCTGCAGTCACAGGGCCAGTTGCCAATCCACCTACTTGTTGGAAGTAAGTGAACTGAGTGATTTCCATACCATCAAGCCAAACTTCCCAACCAAGACCAGCTGATCCAGTCGATGGATTTTCCCAGTTATCCTCAACGAAGCGAATATCGTGTTCCAAAGGATTGATTCCCAATTTTTCCAAAGATTCAAGGTAAAGTTCTTGGATATTTGATGGAGAAGGCTTCATAACCACTTGGAATTGATGGTGTTGGTAAAGACGGTTAGGGTTTTCCCCGTAACGACCGTCAGCAGGACGACGTGATGGCTCTACATACGCTGCATTCCATGGCTCAGGTCCGATAGCACGAAGGAAAGTGTAAGGACTCATTGTCCCCGCACCTTTTTCATTATCATAAGCCTGCATAAGCATACAACCTTGGTCATTCCAAAATTGTTGCAAAGTCAAAATAATTTCTTGAAATGTTAATTTCTTAGACATTGAATACTCCTTAATAAAAATGATTTCTTGCGACACGAGTCTGCCTCGTCGATTATACGAGGCAAGACGAGTTAGTACTGCGTCTAGCTCAGCACCCTAGTGCTGAGCGTGGGGCAGTCCGACTGTAAGGAGGTTTCTGCCACTGAGGCAGCGGAAAGTCAATTTTTTAGACATTGTTTACTCCTTTAGTTTTTATATTTCTTTTTCAATTAATTTCTGCTGAACAAACCAATTTAACAAGGGAAGAGTTTTATCTGTATTTGCCCATAAATGATAAGAATCGAAGACCGCTTGTACACTACCTAGATTTTCTACCAACTTATCTATTGTCAAAAAACTACGCCAGTATTCGTAAAAAATACTTGCATAGTTCTTATCATAAGTCGAAGAACCAAAATCATTCAATGAATGCCAACCATACTTCTTCTGAAAAAGTTCTACAAGAGATTGATTACAAATTTTTTCCGCTTGAAATTCCTCTTCTGTCAAGAAATACTTGCGACTAATATATTCAACCATCCCCTCTTCGAACCATATATAAGAGTCGTAACCATCAAAATCATCTAAAAAATACTCCGACCAATGAGCTAACTCATGTCCTACAATCTGTAAGAGGAAATTTTCAGATAAAGAATGATAGTGATTTTCTATTGCTTGAGTTTGCTGAGAACACTCGTAGTCCATCAACTGATACAAATACAACTCTTTCCAAACAGCTAAATCAGGCGTCATAACCATTCGTCTATTATTTGTATAGGCTGGAACAGCGCTTTCCCTAATAATCTGTGTAGCAGCATTAAAACTTGACCAAATAACAGCTTGCGGTAAATCACAGACTGCAAGTTCATTCTTTAAAAAAGATTGATAATCTTTCAACTTTTCAGTATTTCTTACTACAAAATTACGAAATGCAGCTAGTTGACTATCGTCTTTTACAAGATAAAGATTTTCCACGTCTCTCCTTTCTTTCACATAATAGACTGAATAAGCGAAAGAACCACGTCCGACAATCCTAGGTTGATTTAACCTAGGGGCGTCAGAAACGCGGTTCCACCCTAATTTATTACTTCATTGTTTTTGAAAATACTACAGAAAGCGCCAGTTCTTTATTTTGTTCTACTTGGCTCCCACTATCCCAAGCTCGCTTGAAGAACACCATAAGACTTTCTTTCCTGCTGACTATTATATCAAAAATTAGAACAATGTACAATTCTTTTTATGATTTTCTAGAAATCCATATCATCAACTCGTGGAGCACCAGACTGAACAGCAATTGTTTTTAAAGTTTCTCTCTCCTCATGACTCAGTTCAATTCCAAAGCAATCAAGATTAGCCTGAATACGAGACGCTGTGACAGATTTCGGAAGCGGTAAAAATCCTTCTGCCAAGCTCCATGCCAAGGCTATCTGAGCAACAGACTTTCCATGATTTGCTGCGATTTCTTGCACTTGCTTGCTATCAAACAGTTCTCCCTGACCAAAAGGGCCCCAAGCTTCCAATAAAATTCCTTTTTCTCTACAGTAAGCTACGACTTCCTCTTGATACACACCTGGCGCCAAACGAACTTGATTGACCGCTGGAAGAATTTTTGCTGTTTCAAGCAAGGCATCCAAATGATGGGGAAGGAAATTACTAACTCCAATAGCACGGATTTTTCCTTCTTGATAGAGGTCTTCCATCGCTCTCCAAACTTCTGAATTTCGGATTTTCCAGTGGTTATTTTCTCTGAGTGGTTTTGGATTTGGCCAATGAATCAAATACAAATCCAAATATTCCAAGCCCAGCTTCTCTAAAGACTCTTCAAAAGCCTGACGAGCTTGCTCATAGCTATGATTTGTATTCCAGAGTTTGCTGGTTACAAAAATTTCCTCACGCGGAACGCCACTATCTTGAATGGCACGACCAACGCTTTCTTCATTTTTATAAATAGCTGCCGTATCGATATGGCGATAGCCTGCCTTTAAAGCCTCTAGTACAGCTTGATAGGCAATCTCTCCATTTTCAGCTTTCCAGGTTCCAAATCCCAGTACTGGAATTGTAACACCATTGTTTAAAGTATAAGATTTCATTATTTTCCCTTTCTATGAGAAGAAAATCCAAAGAGCCAAATTTTCAAGGAAAACTTTTCTCTTTAGATTTTGTGTATTATTGATTGCGGTCGTAATAGAGCTGATGAGCTTTAAGACGAGAGTCTAACAAATCTGGAATTGTCACAAAGTCATAACCCTGACCTTTCAAATAGTCAATGACCTTTGGTAAAGCATTCACTGTTTCAGCATGGATATCATGCATGAGAATAATAGAACCATTCTTGACTTCACGCTGAATTTCTGTCAAAATAGATGCTTCATTTTTACTTTTCCAGTCCAGACTATCTACATCCCACATAATAAAGCTCAAATCGAGGCTATTGCGAATGTCGTCTGTAATGGCTCCATAAGGCGGACGCATAAGTTTAGAGCTAGAACCCAGCACCTTAGTTAGCGCATCCTCAGTATCAGTAATTTGTTTTTTAGCTTCATCAAGCGAAAGTTTTGAAAGAACTGGATGGCTCCAACTATGGTTTCCAATGACATGACCATCTGCTTTCATTCGTTTCAAAATCTCTTCATTGCCAGAAACATTCTTACCTAAAACAAAGAAAGTTGCCTTTATACCATACTTAGAAAGTGTATCTAATGCTTGATTTGTCGTTGTAGGATTTGGTCCATCATCAAAAGTCAAGGCTACTACTTTACGATTTTTCTTTTCATAATAAGCCTTATATAGTTCTGCGTCCTTATCTAATAAATAAGAGGACTGAATAACCTCAAAGAAACTTGATACCGGCAAGGCAATCTCATCTAGATTTTCAACTGACTGACTTGGATAAAGGATAATC
The Streptococcus toyakuensis genome window above contains:
- the glyQ gene encoding glycine--tRNA ligase subunit alpha — encoded protein: MSKKLTFQEIILTLQQFWNDQGCMLMQAYDNEKGAGTMSPYTFLRAIGPEPWNAAYVEPSRRPADGRYGENPNRLYQHHQFQVVMKPSPSNIQELYLESLEKLGINPLEHDIRFVEDNWENPSTGSAGLGWEVWLDGMEITQFTYFQQVGGLATGPVTAEVTYGLERLASYIQEVDSVYDIEWADGVKYGEIFIQPEYEHSKYSFEISDQEMLLENFDKFEKEAGRALEEGLVHPAYDYVLKCSHTFNLLDARGAVSVTERAGYIARIRNLARVVAKTFVAERKRLGYPLLDEATRAKLLAEDAE
- the pgdA gene encoding peptidoglycan-N-acetylglucosamine deacetylase PgdA, whose product is MDKSRAKRENHDKVRMSLIALVAIFSVSICVLGSIIGYKIYTKQSFEQKIESLKKEKDDQLSEGNQKDHFRKGKAEVIAYYPLQGEQVISSIKGIMTQDIKDNLEDKENLVFYYTEKQDSTLKGIVNRSVMKQVYDLTSSKVEETEKTSLAKVHLTEDGKPFTLDQLFSDPSKAKEQLLKEITNFLQDKKLEQEKIDQVVKGFSDQDLSAWNFDYKDSQIILYPSQSVENLDEIALPVSSFFEVIQSSYLLDKDAELYKAYYEKKNRKVVALTFDDGPNPTTTNQALDTLSKYGIKATFFVLGKNVSGNEEILKRMKADGHVIGNHSWSHPVLSKLSLDEAKKQITDTEDALTKVLGSSSKLMRPPYGAITDDIRNSLDLSFIMWDVDSLDWKSKNEASILTEIQREVKNGSIILMHDIHAETVNALPKVIDYLKGQGYDFVTIPDLLDSRLKAHQLYYDRNQ
- a CDS encoding aldo/keto reductase; the protein is MKSYTLNNGVTIPVLGFGTWKAENGEIAYQAVLEALKAGYRHIDTAAIYKNEESVGRAIQDSGVPREEIFVTSKLWNTNHSYEQARQAFEESLEKLGLEYLDLYLIHWPNPKPLRENNHWKIRNSEVWRAMEDLYQEGKIRAIGVSNFLPHHLDALLETAKILPAVNQVRLAPGVYQEEVVAYCREKGILLEAWGPFGQGELFDSKQVQEIAANHGKSVAQIALAWSLAEGFLPLPKSVTASRIQANLDCFGIELSHEERETLKTIAVQSGAPRVDDMDF
- the glyS gene encoding glycine--tRNA ligase subunit beta — encoded protein: MTKNLLVELGLEELPAYVVTPSEKQLGEKMAAFLKENRLSFEAIQTFSTPRRLAVRVTGLADKQSDLTEDFKGPAKKIALDSDGNFTKAAQGFVRGKGLTVEDIEFREIKGEEYVYVTKEEVGQAVEAIVPGVVDVLKSLTFPVSMHWAGNSFEYIRPVHTLTVLLDEEEFDLDFLDIKGGRVSRGHRFLGQETEIQSALSYEEDLRAQYVIADPREREQMIVDQIKEIEAKHGVRIEIDADLLNEVLNLVEYPTAFMGSFDAKYLEVPEEVLVTSMKGHQRYFVVRDQDGNLLPNFISVRNGNAEHLENVIKGNEKVLVARLEDGEFFWREDQKLVISDLVEKLNNVTFHEKIGSLREHMIRTGQIAVLLAEKAGLSVDETVDLARAAAIYKFDLLTGMVGEFDELQGIMGEKYALLSGETPAVAAAIREHYMPTSAEGELPESKVGAILAIADKLDTILSFFSVGLIPSGSNDPYALRRATQGVVRILDAFGWRIAMDELIDSLYALTFDSLTYENKAEVMDFIKARVDKIMGSTPKDIKEAILAGSNFVVADMLEAASALVEASKEEDFKPSVESLSRAFNLAEKAEGVATVDSALFENEEEKALAEAVESLVLSGTASQQLKQLFALSPVIDSFFENTMVMAEDQAVRQNRLAILSHLTQKAAKLARFNQINTK
- a CDS encoding elongation factor Tu, with protein sequence MENLYLVKDDSQLAAFRNFVVRNTEKLKDYQSFLKNELAVCDLPQAVIWSSFNAATQIIRESAVPAYTNNRRMVMTPDLAVWKELYLYQLMDYECSQQTQAIENHYHSLSENFLLQIVGHELAHWSEYFLDDFDGYDSYIWFEEGMVEYISRKYFLTEEEFQAEKICNQSLVELFQKKYGWHSLNDFGSSTYDKNYASIFYEYWRSFLTIDKLVENLGSVQAVFDSYHLWANTDKTLPLLNWFVQQKLIEKEI
- a CDS encoding DUF896 family protein → MDPKKIDRINELAKKKKTEGLTPEEKVEQAKLREEYIEGYRRTVRHHIEGIKIVDEEGNDVTPEKLRQVQREKGLHGRSLDDPNS